The region GCTAGAAGGGCCATAATATTTGCTTCAATCAGCGCGAGTGTGTGGTCTCTTCCGGTTCATGCATGTTTAAATATTAGTCAATGCTCTTacattatgctgcagcatggaAGGCCTTCCCCTTTAATCTTTCGATTACACTACAAGATATTGTCTTTTAAAAAAGCATAACCGTTGAACTATGCTGTTGTTAGGAATGTGAACATCAATAAGATGATTATTGAGTCACAAGTTCTTGGTCAACATCATGTACTCAAGAGGAGTGCAAACATGAGTCATAAAAAATGGAACtgatcaataaaattgatttccaatgATGTGGCACACAGGCCCACAGCATAATGGTTGAATGATGCGAGTATAATCTTATttttatcaatcaattaattGGCCTCACTGTATTGACCACTTGATTTCTAGTGACACAAGCAGTTTGCAATAAAagccagctgctgccagctgctCTTCACGATGGACTTCCCATAGCCCACAATagtagcagccagcagcagcagcagcattgtctGTTTGGCCTTTATTGAAtgatagcaacagcagcatcatcttcatcatcatgaggCACACAATCCATCTCACGCCGCATCGCATTCTTATTCCCTCATCCCGGATACTTtctcacattctgacgcgagCTTTTCGAACCGAATCCAGCAATAATTGAGCAAAAGTGGGTGTTGAATGGCTTTCTGGCATGTTTTCTCtggcccaccaccacgccaccgctCCCTATCTTCAATTGTCTGCCGTTCCGAACGGAATAATAACAAATCCTTCCCTAttaagcagcatcagcagcagagtaTGTGTTTTGACCTCTACCCAATGGAGCCTCCTCTCCTTTAACCATCGCACGGTTCGAGTGTATGTGGTGGTCCGCTTGCTCCGCGCTTTGTAGTATAGAGGCGGGATCGTGTCAATGGGCCTACTGACTGACCGAACTGAACCCCGGACCAGCATTCCGGAAAGGACCCTGAGCACCAGCAGAACCAACATTCCGCGGGGAAACTCAATTGGATAACAggcggccaggccagccaggccGGGTTTCGAACCCTCGGAGCCGGGAATAAATGatacgaaatgaaatgccaTCAATTCGTGCTCGTGGGCCATTCAGCTCGCGGTGGCCAGAGAGGCGGCAGATGGCCAAATGGCGACAGCATTAATTGGAGCTGGCAAATGAACGATACTGCTGTTGCCGCGATGCTACATCAATGCGATGTCCCTCTTCCGATGGCTGTACATTCCAttacaaaaaagaagcaaagaagagaaggagagagaactATCGAATCAAAAGAgcataaattgaaaagaaaaacatcataGATAAACAACATAATAAAACGGCACAATATTTCGCTTTTAAGATTATGAAATAGTCAGCACGGCATGGTGTTGACGATTAAATAAAGTGAATAAAGAAGCAGATAATCCAAAGCGACATCGAATTAATCAATCTTTATCCCGATACCAACTATAATCCAGAATGATATGGCATCATCAATGAAATATGCCGACACATAGggaaaacatcatcataaGCCCAACATTGTCCCAAGGTTAGGGAGGTCTCACCCTTAAGATCATGATCGCCCACAGCACCGAATAGGATCGGAAGTGGGAACCACTTCCAAAAGGTCTCTATCTATCGGGGTCTTTCTCAAatagctgtagcagcagccaccagagTTCATATCACCAATCTATCGGCAGTAAATTCCTTCACCCCCGTGATGGTGGAAgcggggaggaaaaaagggggccaccgAGCTAACGGCTTCTTCGCATGAACACATGTGAAACAGCTTGGAGGGAAGAAGGCATTCCATGGCATCGATCCATGGACAACCACTCCAAAATCTCGTGTTGATCGCTTGTTGGTGATCCGCCAATGACTAGCAGTCTCGCCGCCGACTTCGCTGCTGGTTAGAGAGGTCGCTTACAGATGGCAACCATCAAGGAGGCCACTAATTTGGTCGTCAAGGCGTGAACCTTGCGGCACCGGAGGGACCGACTGCACCCTGGCCGCAGGGGAAGaatgtttgcccttttcggAGCCCGCGGTGCGATAAAGAGCGATAAAGGGAATGAAGCCGCGCGTAACGCGCGCCAGCGAGTGTCACGGCGAAAAGGGTCATCCACGTGTGCCGAGAGTCGATTCCATGTCCAATGGCCCGCGGTCCAGTAACGCATAACTCAATTAACCCGATCAATATAGCTTCCACTATCTTGTTTGCGTTGAGATAGTTGGAGTGTGGAGCTCttgatttcaatttgattcgatttgaatATCGCTTATTTGCTCTCACATCATGCGGTACGATGTTGTAGCAGGTCAGAAAGCCAATGACCGGCACAGCACCATGCTTTGGGCGCATGATGTTCTCGAGGAGAGACTCGACTCGGGTGAACGCAGAAACAAATCGCTCGGAGAATGAAGTGAAAGCGATCGTACGCGCAGCGTAGTTCCCTCCAAAAAGGTCAATGGTGAAGGTTAGGGATCGATAAATAGAAAACATTAATGACAGCTATCGAgatgggctgctggtgctgctggtgctgctgccggtgaaggTGCTGCTACCGATTGAAGTCCTCCTCACCTTCTTCTGATGATCGGCGGCAGCGCGTGCGTCTCTTAGTTGACGAAGGTTGACGGCCTGCCTGTTGGCTCCCGAGCGGACTCTAATCGCTAGCGGGCAACTAACGACGACGGAGAGAAAGTTGCCAAGAGCCTACGAGGAACAAACAGCGTCCCTTTTCCATTCCCAACAAGGCGCAAAATCTGGATGCAAGACCATCCAGGGGCAATCTCTTCTGGAATCGGCCAGCAGTCTATACAACTAGCGAGAAGAAGCAGTCTAGTGGTCGCGTGTGGCTGACCATCTGGCCATGGAGCTCTTCACAGCTTGAATTGACCGATTGACCTATCTCTTTCCTGATgcgcaccactaccacccggGCTCTGGAGAACCCTTTCCAACAGAACTCCACATGGACACTAGAGACGTCTGCAAAATAGagcgatgatcatgatgatgatgatgatgttgggtggtggcagcagcataaaaggaAAGGTGAACATGGACCACGACGAACCACAAACCGCGAAGAGAAAGGTAAGAGAGTGTCCACAGAACAAAGCAACCAAAGCGTCTCGTCGCGTGGCGCAGCAGCGTCATTCGAGATCATTTGTTACAGATAGGGTTGGGAATGGGGGAGTGGGGCATGGCCATTGTGACTGCTGCTCGTAGTGGGATCGGATTGAATCGTCTTGAGGGCGAGCACAAGTCGAGGATAAAGAAGTCACACATCGTTTGCCGTGTTATGGTGACTTCAAAATCCTCTTAAAGCACTCTCTAGTCTCCTCGCAAAAAAATTATGCCTCGTAAAAGTTCTGCAGAGAGCATGCAGACAGTCTCCGTCTTCTCTAACCAACCGAGAGCCAGCGCAAGATGAGTTGTGTGAACAATATGAGTCAGCCAGAGCCAGGGAGAGATTCATGCGAGAACAAAACATCTGCTGCCACATCTTGGTACAATACGCGCGGCCCGCGATCGCGGATTGCCATGATGCCACTCGACGAAGCAGGCTGCGAGCAGCTTCATCAACCGGACGCCAAGCGAAAGGTTGGCTTCTGGCTGCTGGCTTTGCCCCTTTGTGCTGCCGCAGAGAATGGGGCACTGGTGTGGATGGAGgtgaaacattaaaatttCAGCTCCACGCGATGGAGACCCACGTAGTAGCTAACCCGGCGAGCACCAGTATCTGCAGCAGCCGTTCGTTGCTGGATTACGCGCTCCGAACATCACATCGCGGTGTTCGCATCTATTACTACGACGATGGCCCCCGCTGAACCGAGAGATAgtaggatgaggaggaggtggtaatgtttttccatccatcgccatccagcggcagcagcagcagcagtagccaaaGGGTATTTGGTTTTCGCGTGTGCTTTATTCGTTTTATTCCGCTGTCCCCTCcacagagagcgaacgagggcTTTTATGACCCCGGCGAATGGGGTGTGATGATGCCACcagccaacagcaaccatGGCCAGGGCCAGTTCGAGACCTAGGCTTGGCATGATTTTTACGACCCCGaatgcttgtgcttgtgctgaAATATCTGGTACCATCGTGGagttttgtaaaatattttgttcACATTCGGCATGATCTTGAGAAGGTgaaccaagagagagagagagagatcgtctCGCCCAAGAAGCGATAACGAACCGGAAGAAGAACAATAATGCCCGGGCCCCGGTAGGAAGAGAATAGAAAAATGTTGTGTGCGTTGCAGATGGACTCGCATAGATAGTCGGGGGGGCGCACTTTATTGGACCAGTTCCGGTGTATCGCTTCTCATCGTGTCGGCAGCCTCAACAGGGAGCACTCCATTGGCCCGAAAATTGGCCACGGTATAGACCGGCAGCGCGTGGTGAGCGCTCTAATGGGGCATCCCGATGAAGTTGAACCTAATTCAAGGTTACATTTAATTGCTCCCCCAAGAACCGAATCCCAAGAACTGGCCCAGCAACAGCTACCACGCGGCGCAGCGCCCAGACAGAGGCACATAATCataggaaaaaggaagggaaggccGATTGTAATAAGGCTCTTCAAGCATTTGTAGCTatggttttatgcttttttatgttgccatGTGAACTATGAGCGTCGTGTGAGTTTCGTAATGTTGCGCAGAGCCCAAAAGTGGATCGCAAACCGTGTACAGATCATGTATGGTTTTGTGGAATGAAGGGGCCCCGCGAGTGAATTGGAAATATTTGCATTCACCTCGAGGCTGCCGTCTTGGGATTCATTCAAAAGATTAGAGTTCCAAAGAGATGGAATTTTTGGCGGCCGGTATTTAAATCGCCGCCTCCTCTCGCATCATGCTTGCggcagcatatttttttatgctccgcTGGTGTGCGTCACCGGAACTCTTCTTTTTACgccgggttttgttttcccttttcttcactttttcctAACGGCGGATCTTTCTTTTCTTGCGATAATTGATCGCTTCCGTGTTTCGCCGGTTTGCACAGTCCGCAGGCATCGTCAGCCCGAAAATTTGCGACGGCGTGGAACCGGCACAAGCACATCGTGCGTGCTTTGTGATCGCGGTGGCAGAACGTACCTTTTATCAAACGGGCGACGGATTAGATGCTCGCCTGAAAACACTGAACACACCGCGAATAACACCGGATTTTATCCGTTACCGCGTCGTTAGCACGATCACTTCACAGATTCACAGACTCGCGAAAATTTAGCacttttttcaccaaaaaaagatCGTTGCGGAGCGCGACGCGGCAGAATTGGCGAGGCGATTTCAAAATGACGTTGAATACGAAATTCGAAATTAATTTCGAAAACGCTGCGCTGTCAAAttggtgtgttttgttttgatccggctattcgtcgtcgtcgtcgtcgttttcgtcctGAACCGGAATTCGCGGATCTTTGAAACGATGGCCGAACCAAGTCAGACGGCAAAGAAACCCTCGCTAACCGAGCAGGAGCGGGATCTGGAGTTGCAGGCGTTCATCGAGTTCCAGAAGTAAGTTCCCAGGCGAAGCGGCCAAGTGCTGTGACCAACCTGCTCCGTTTCGTTTCAGAGCCGACTACCAGGCATGCCTGAAGTCGTTGCAAAAACTGCTCAAAACGCAGGAGGCCAACCCGAAGGTGCTGCAcaaccggtcggtggtggagttCTACAACAGCGATCTGCGGCGCTACGATCAGTTCCGCACGGCCATGATCCAGCACACGGGGCTGCTGGGCGAGATCCGGACGGTGGAGATCAAAGATTGTGAGTCGTGTGCAGCGTACGTGAACCAGGCGATCGTACTGTACCACTTCAAGCAACCGCTGGCAGCCCTGAAGATCATGCTCGCAGTAATGGCACACTTTGATCAGCTGGATGATTATCTGCTGCGGAAGGCAGGCATATTTACTGTGCACTTGCTGCTGGACACGAACCAGCCGAAAAAGGCCAATCGATTGCTGGGAATGTTACAGAACCGTCTCGGAATTCAGGTGTACGCCATTCTGAGCGATTCGGACGAGGATGAACCACTGATCGATAACGAAAGCCGGAAAGATATCTCCGAGCTGCAGTTCGAGGAGTTCCGCAAAGAGTTCCGGCTTATTCTGATCCGTTCGAATCTGCTCAACGGCAAGAAGAACATGTCGATCCCGCTCGAGGACACCTCGGAGTACTCGATACTGAAAGGGCACCAGTATTTTCTCGGAAACGATTACCAGATGGCGGCGAAAGAACTCTCGAAACAGTTCACCAACGATCCCGTTTGCGTACAGCGGCACGGTGAAGATCAGAATACGGTTCTGGCGAACGATATGGGTGTGATTCACTTCTCGGTGAAACACTACGCCCTGGCAGCTCGGTTCTTTCAGCAGGCACTGCTCTTCGATCAGGCAGCCACGGAAGATACCTCGACGGAGAAAGTGGAAGGTTCGCCACTCTACTGCGTGGGGGCAACGAAACGACCGGAAATACTGTACAACCACGggctggcactgctgcaccTGCAACGGCCTAAAGAGGCTTTCGAGTGTCTGCTGATCGTGCTCAACTCGTACCACAACAATCCACGTCTCTGGCTGCGACTGGCCGAATGCTGCATCATGGTGCATCGTCAGGAGCGCCAGCAACAGGGGAAAAACATTTCTCAAGGCGCCGTTGGAAGCGGTGTCCATCGGAAGTATATCCTGAATCCAGCACCGAAAACCCCAGTCGTCGATGGTGACCAATCGCTCGCCATTCCTGCGACAACGCTCGAGTTCGGTGCGCTTTGTCTACGGAATGCGGTCACTTTGTTGGAGCTCCACGAACCGGAGCTGGTGCGTCAAACGGAGAACTGCGATCGAACGGTAACGTGGGATAAGGTGTACGAAGGAGTACCCTGCAACCCTTCGTTACCGATGAAACTGGCATCGTTTAACAAACTGAAATGTGCAGTACTGGCCGCGTACAGTTTCGTGCTCAATACGCTGGGCGAGTACAGCTTGGGGTTGAAGTACGCTAAGCAACTGCTCACCGTAAAAGATCTTCCACAGTCCTATCTGTACGTTTAAGGGAACGCCAAAAGTGTTCAAGGAACGAACTAAATGCCCATTTCTTTTGCAGACTGCTTTCGCATATGTACTCCGCCGAAGCGCTCGTGATGATGAATCGTCCACTGGAAGCCCTAAGCTATCTGGAGCCCAAGTTTATCAGTGAGCTGACGGGCGATGATTTCGGAATGCGCGCTTCACCGCACTGGAACATCAATGCAACGGATGCAGCGCAGGCCGGGTCACGCGGGTCACCACACTGGAACATTAACTCGGCCGATGCCGCCCAAACCGTGATGCACTACAACCGGGccgtggtgctgatgttgaaGGGCGAATATGAGCAGGCAAAGGTGTCGATGAATGCGTGCAATCACCCGCTAGTAGTACCGCATCTGAAGATGCTGAACGTGTaccaggagctgctgctgggaaatTATGACAAGGTGCAGCTATTGATCCGATACGATACGCCGCATTTAATTTAGTTTGAGCAATAAAATTGTTCAGTGTAAAAAGTCCATCGATCGTTGATcaggtttttttaaattcttgTTCGCTAAAGATGTTAGTTCCCTGGGGGTGGACAACCCCCTTAACGgcgtttgtttacaaaaccACCCAACTCCCACCGCGCGATTCACAGAAAAGGTGCGTGCGAGCAGCGGTACAGACGGCGAACAATCGCATTTTTGTGTGCGATATCGATcattccagcagcaccctCTCCCCGCTTATCACAAAACATGCCACGAGTGCATACGGTCCTCGGTTTACTGGTGATTGCCACTGTCGCCTCGCACGCCCAGAATGGCAACCTGAAGAATGTGGTAAGTAGTGCCTTCCACTCCCCGAAAACAACCGATatctcccccacccccaaaatCTGTGACCTCGcgaggatggtgatgaaatgATCATTATTTGCTTACAGCAAAAACACCAACCGGCGCCCGTTTCCAGCGATGGCCTTCACCGGCTGGCGGTGGAACCGATGGCCTACTTGAATGAGGCGCTGGAAAAGCTGCTCGTCGAGCGTGTTGTGGGAACGGAAGGTCACGAGGAGGTGAAAAACTACATCGCCGATCACATGCGCCAACTATCGTGGTCCGTGGAGATTGATGAGTTCGAAGACACGACACCGATCTTCGGTCCGCTACGGTTTGCAAACGTGATCGCCTCCCTCAATCCGAACGCAAAGCGTAACCTCGTGCTGGCATGCCACTACGATAGTAAGTACTTCCCTGGCCAACGTTTTATCGGTGCCACCGATTCAGCCGTCCCGTGTGCAATGCTACTAACgcttgccaccaccatgcaAACGTACTTGGCCACTGCCAAGGAGCGGGACGATGTGAGTCTACAATTCATTTTCTTCGACGGAGAAGAAGCTTTCGAACGCTGGACCCCAACGGACTCGATCTACGGTGCACGGCACCTTGCGGAACGGTGGGAAAAAGAGGATCGGCTCAAAACGATGgacatgctggtgctgctcgatctGCTCGGTACGCCGGAACCGAACTTTTACAGCTATTTCGGTGAAACCGAGTCCTGGTACGTGCAGCTGATATCGGCCGAGAAGCGGTTGGATGAGGTGGGCCACCTGGAGAACTACAGTACGAGCAGTGTGTCACCGAAGCAGCAAACCATCTCCTACTTCCGGCCACATTCCTTCAGTGCGGGCATTGAAGACGATCACATACCTTTCCTCCGCCGAGGTGTTCCCATTCTCCACATCATTCCAACACCGTTCCCCGAAGTGTGGCACAAGATAGAAGACTCTGGTGACATTGTGGATTTGCCAACGGTGCGCAATTTGGTCCGCGTGTTCCGTGTATTCATTGCCGAATATCTGCATCTGCCTTTGTGACGGTTAAAGACCGAATTGTAACATTCAATTCGTCTGAAAAGCAGTTCGTTGTTATACCGTCTGATatcctcttcctttccaaGCGTGTACTTATTTAGGATCGTTTTTAACCGTTATTCATTTGGTAAACTTGTTATCAAACTACTGAACCATATCATATTGTGAAAAACGTGAAACACCATTTTAGACCAACCCAACTGTGCAATAAACAACTAAATTGTTGACAATACTTTAAACGGCGGAAACGTAGTGTGATTCTGTTACCTCCCCCCCACGATGCGGGTTGTTATCAAAGTTACGAccgttttcctttcccggTTTGGCATTGTTCGTTTGTACATTTAGATACGTGAGCTACCAGTTCTCGTGGACAGCAAAAAACTTAGCTTGATACTCCAGCTTGAACCATTTCAAAATCGAGAGGGAACAGGAGAGCGTATTACGGCTGCATTGTTGTTGAGCCAGTCTGGTGCACGATCTGACCCATCATTACGCTAATCTCACGCACAATCAAACGTTGTTCCTATATTAGCTTCATATGGCTGCTCATCTAAAATCGTTGATTCGGacacatttcgtttcgaattAAATTCATACTTTATTTTCTAAAAGACGTCTTTcgtattgtttgtttcgtcTTCCAGGTGATTGCCGAAAGGAAAGAAGTTGAAAGCGTTCGTTCAACTCGTTCGATGTGATACAACTATCTGCTAGTTTTCGTACAAATGTTTGCCGATGCAAATTGCTGATAAATGTCTTTGAAATGTTCAGCTGCTTATCGTCTAACCCTATCGCCGCCTTACTacaatacttttttttctgttcggGCATCTCATCCCGCTCGCTTTCCTCACATTCCCTCGAGACTAGAATACTCTTTTTCCGCTACTGGACCGACGGTTCGGTCGGAAAAGCAACCAAGGACCTGGGCTACGAATTCAGGCTTCTGTGTTCTGTTGTGATGGCAGTTTGCGTCTTCTGTTGTTCCTAACTGCCACAGTACGGGTTTACCGTTTTCCCTGCAATATTATCTAAGCTCGAGCTAGTCCTTGTTCCTTTCGTGGGAAGCACACTGAGGAAGGCGATGCGAAACGATGTGTTCGCCATCGGGATTTGTGCTTGCCCGATAACCCGGGCTTTTCTTGCGTGTGGTTGTGGATAATTGGTGTCGAAAGTGGAAAACTGTGGAGATTTTGGAATACCGGTGTATTGTGAGAGACTCCATCATTGTAGTAACTTacagaaaaggagaaaaaactATTACAACTAGAGGGAAGATTGCTTGATCGTGGTGCTCATCATAAGCtagtggagaaggaaaaaagttgATTTGTTTCGATAGCCACTTTGCAAAATCGGTACCGTCCCGTTGGTATCGGATTGCGATTGCCGGCTGGAAGAGAATAGTGATAATGCTTTCTTACAAACTACAATAGGCGCACCGGCGCGCGGAACAGTGTGATGGATGGAATGTACGGGGTGTGCTTTAAGCGATTGCTCAATCAGATCTCTTCggtgagcgaaagagaagtCGGTGCAGAATCTAACTGGCACTAGATTTCGGTGTAAAAATCAGGTCGGCCAATGTTGAGCAGCTTGAACACACTCGGCAGTAGATACTGCGTGTTGAAACCGATCACACCGTACGTGAACAGTTTGTACGATAGCTCAACGATGATTTTGTTCTTATTCTCGAGCGTATTCTCTGACTGCCGGAGCTCATTTTTCTCTGCGccaagcaaaaaacaaacgaacgcgTACGATACCGATTTGGCAAAGGCACGCGAAGCGACGATACAACAAAGACCGAGTACAgtacggagcagcagcagtccgagTTGATTGTAAGAAGGCCAGATGATTTCGAAAGGAGGTGGATGTGCCGGTTGCTGGAACTCGCCCAAATGATAATGCAACCAGGCACCAATCTCGATACCAGCACAAACGCTCACAGTCAGTGCTGTGTCTCCCCTGTAAGAAGCAGATTACCGGTTAAAAAGCATGCGGGCCCCGGGGGCGACCTTTGCTTTCTTACCTCGTTGGTGTCCATTTACCGGAATCGGGATAAAACACAATCAACAGTATGGATAtggtcagcaccagcaagggAGACCAGCGAGAGGTGACGATAATGGTATCCAATCGATCCACCAACGGTATCAGGGGTATCATAAGCAAAATGACCAGCACTAATCCAGCGATAATGTCCTAAAAAGAAGCCAATAAATTATCATCGATTTTTGTTTGGGGATCTGTAGTTTTCCACGGCTTACCAGAACGCTGTGCATTCCAAGGTACACGCGGCTGACACAGATGACCGTACACCATACCAGGGCAATGGCCAACCCGATCGGTAGCGAGTAGATGTACCGGTTATAGGTATAGATTAGCACGGAAAACGGTATGGCTACTGCGACCATCGCATGCGTCGAGGGCATTCCGTACTCAAGGCCCCATTTTTTCTGTAATCTCGTCACCGGATACGatggccgtggccaccggatAACGTCCTTAAGACTTTGGCCTATCAAGAGCAACAAAAGagaagatcatcatcagcattaaCCCATCCAGGAGTGGCTGTTACCCGGAGTGCCGTACCGACATACATAATCGCTGACCAAACCATGACAACGCGCCGGCCGACCGCACTGTCGATGTTCCAGAACCAAAAAGGGATGAACGTGGCGTAGAAGATCTCGTCCCCCAGCTCGGTGCCGACGATAAACAGCACATACCAGAAGTAATTCGTCACACGATAAGCATTATCATTGTCATCGATCTTCttgtcggtggcggtgtgagTCACGGAGGGCGAGTTACCGTTAGCCATcgaccctttttttgtggtacCATTtcgtggcgacgacgatccgGCCGTTCCTCCGTTCGAGATCGATGTTGCCTTCTTGTGTTGGTTCCGCTCGTAAACGATTCCGAAAAACTCCtgcaccttcaccaccagctccGGGCTCTTGAGGTATTCCAAAAACGAATGCATGTCGACCGGCGACTGCGTTTGTTATCTTCTCCACCCGACGGTATCACTGAAGGGGTGGCCACCCTTCCTTTATGACCGACAACACCACGTTTTCCGTTCACGTGCTTGCGTAACGGGAAAATCACGGCACTAGTGGGAGCACATTTTCCCGGAGGGGGGGTTTACTAGCGAAGGCAGTACAACAAGGAAGGATACTGCAGGTCCTGCAAAGTCCAATCTCACGGAACCTCACGGAAAACGCCGCAGTATTTTTGTGTTTCAGCAGGACACCTGGACAGGCCGTATAAAGC is a window of Anopheles aquasalis chromosome 2, idAnoAquaMG_Q_19, whole genome shotgun sequence DNA encoding:
- the LOC126570449 gene encoding CCR4-NOT transcription complex subunit 10; translated protein: MAEPSQTAKKPSLTEQERDLELQAFIEFQKADYQACLKSLQKLLKTQEANPKVLHNRSVVEFYNSDLRRYDQFRTAMIQHTGLLGEIRTVEIKDCESCAAYVNQAIVLYHFKQPLAALKIMLAVMAHFDQLDDYLLRKAGIFTVHLLLDTNQPKKANRLLGMLQNRLGIQVYAILSDSDEDEPLIDNESRKDISELQFEEFRKEFRLILIRSNLLNGKKNMSIPLEDTSEYSILKGHQYFLGNDYQMAAKELSKQFTNDPVCVQRHGEDQNTVLANDMGVIHFSVKHYALAARFFQQALLFDQAATEDTSTEKVEGSPLYCVGATKRPEILYNHGLALLHLQRPKEAFECLLIVLNSYHNNPRLWLRLAECCIMVHRQERQQQGKNISQGAVGSGVHRKYILNPAPKTPVVDGDQSLAIPATTLEFGALCLRNAVTLLELHEPELVRQTENCDRTVTWDKVYEGVPCNPSLPMKLASFNKLKCAVLAAYSFVLNTLGEYSLGLKYAKQLLTVKDLPQSYLLLSHMYSAEALVMMNRPLEALSYLEPKFISELTGDDFGMRASPHWNINATDAAQAGSRGSPHWNINSADAAQTVMHYNRAVVLMLKGEYEQAKVSMNACNHPLVVPHLKMLNVYQELLLGNYDKVQLLIRYDTPHLI
- the LOC126570451 gene encoding glutaminyl-peptide cyclotransferase-like, with amino-acid sequence MPRVHTVLGLLVIATVASHAQNGNLKNVQKHQPAPVSSDGLHRLAVEPMAYLNEALEKLLVERVVGTEGHEEVKNYIADHMRQLSWSVEIDEFEDTTPIFGPLRFANVIASLNPNAKRNLVLACHYDSKYFPGQRFIGATDSAVPCAMLLTLATTMQTYLATAKERDDVSLQFIFFDGEEAFERWTPTDSIYGARHLAERWEKEDRLKTMDMLVLLDLLGTPEPNFYSYFGETESWYVQLISAEKRLDEVGHLENYSTSSVSPKQQTISYFRPHSFSAGIEDDHIPFLRRGVPILHIIPTPFPEVWHKIEDSGDIVDLPTVRNLVRVFRVFIAEYLHLPL
- the LOC126570450 gene encoding sphingosine-1-phosphate phosphatase 1-like, translated to MHSFLEYLKSPELVVKVQEFFGIVYERNQHKKATSISNGGTAGSSSPRNGTTKKGSMANGNSPSVTHTATDKKIDDNDNAYRVTNYFWYVLFIVGTELGDEIFYATFIPFWFWNIDSAVGRRVVMVWSAIMYVGQSLKDVIRWPRPSYPVTRLQKKWGLEYGMPSTHAMVAVAIPFSVLIYTYNRYIYSLPIGLAIALVWCTVICVSRVYLGMHSVLDIIAGLVLVILLMIPLIPLVDRLDTIIVTSRWSPLLVLTISILLIVFYPDSGKWTPTRGDTALTVSVCAGIEIGAWLHYHLGEFQQPAHPPPFEIIWPSYNQLGLLLLRTVLGLCCIVASRAFAKSVSYAFVCFLLGAEKNELRQSENTLENKNKIIVELSYKLFTYGVIGFNTQYLLPSVFKLLNIGRPDFYTEI